TAAAAGATTCTCTTACTTCATCATTAGGGAATTTTACTAGTAAGGGTTTTGTATCTGATGGAAGTTCTCCTTGGTTTAATGGTGGTTCATACTTATCAATAGTGAGATACCCTGATTGGAACATTTTACCAACCATACTTAACTCATTTTCTTTAGGACTGGTTAATTTGTACTCTGTAGTAATAATACTTTGACTAAAATCTATATCAAAATAGGAATCATCAACTCTTTTAGTTAAAAAAGTCGGCGTTCCTGAATTATACCAATAGTTGTTTAGTATACCCTCTTCTAAAAACCTTAAGGTAGACCATGGATTATAGACTGCAACGGTATTTTTAGGTGTAGCAAATTTATATCCATTGTATTTAGAACGCATATATGATACAATTGTTTCTGGATCCAATTCTTTTTCCTCTGCTAACTCTTTTATACGTTTATAATAAGGAGAGCCTTCCTGTAATAAATCCTCTTTTTCTCTATAACCAGCTATATTTGAATATCTTGGACTAAGCGTAATATCTTTTAGATTATTAGGACCAGATTGACATTCTTTAAAAGAATAAGCACTAACACCTGTGATAAATTCTAGTTTAATTTTATTGTCACCAGAAAGGCTTTTAATAATGGTTAGAAAATTTCTTACAATTATAAGGTTATCTTCTTTTATAACTGGATTTGGTTGGTTAATAAAAGGAGCATCGTATTCGTCTACCAGTACAACTACTTTAGGTTCGTAACCTTCTAAGGTTATTAAGTTGTCAACTAAGTCTATACAATATTCTTGAAAAGAATCATTTTCTTTTTTAGAAGAATTTTTTTTTAATGCTTCCCTAGAAGCAAGTATTTTTGCCTCTATGCCATATTTTATAGCTGTTCTTTGTAGAGATCTTTGAATTGATTCTTTTAGATTTTCAGGTGTTTCATTAACTAATCTTGAAAAATCTAATCTAATGACAGGATATTTTTTCCAATCGTAGTTAGTTTTATTATAGATATAGCAATCTTGAAATAACTCTTTATTTCCATTAGCTATTTCTTCTAATGTGCTAACAAATAAAGACTTACCAAACCTACGGGGACGAGAGAGAAACACAGTAGCTTCTTCTTTAAATAACGTTTCAGCATGTTTTGTTTTATCTACATAATATCCTGATTTAATTACAGCTTCAATGCTAGATTTACCAATAGGTAAAATTCCTGTGTATTCTAGTTTCTGCCTTTTAGTATTATTATCTATTTGCATATCTTCATCTAAATTTTTGATAGCCTGAATATACTTGACCCCATATTATCTTTATTTTCATGTAAGGAAAATAAAGATAGTATAAGACACAGCAATACCGTATCAATATTTTTGTTTTATTGAAATATCATTGACTTCTGGTAGCTCTACTACGGACTTTCTTATTCTTTATATAATCTAGAAAATCATCTTTATCTAGTATTTCATTGCCTGATTCATCGTAGAATTTGTACTTATGATGGACAAGGTTACGCTTTGCTTTAGCACTATCAAAGTTGATACCTATCGCCACAATACCTTTACCCTTGGTAAGGAATTTATCTTTATAAGATTTATTGTCTATTTGATCCATAGCTACATCTGCACTTGCATTGTGTTTTAACTCCAAAATATATGTAACATATGGTAAAGAGTTTAAAACAATATCTATTTTACCTTGATTAGTAGTATTTTCAT
This sequence is a window from Cardinium endosymbiont of Culicoides punctatus. Protein-coding genes within it:
- a CDS encoding AAA family ATPase; its protein translation is MQIDNNTKRQKLEYTGILPIGKSSIEAVIKSGYYVDKTKHAETLFKEEATVFLSRPRRFGKSLFVSTLEEIANGNKELFQDCYIYNKTNYDWKKYPVIRLDFSRLVNETPENLKESIQRSLQRTAIKYGIEAKILASREALKKNSSKKENDSFQEYCIDLVDNLITLEGYEPKVVVLVDEYDAPFINQPNPVIKEDNLIIVRNFLTIIKSLSGDNKIKLEFITGVSAYSFKECQSGPNNLKDITLSPRYSNIAGYREKEDLLQEGSPYYKRIKELAEEKELDPETIVSYMRSKYNGYKFATPKNTVAVYNPWSTLRFLEEGILNNYWYNSGTPTFLTKRVDDSYFDIDFSQSIITTEYKLTSPKENELSMVGKMFQSGYLTIDKYEPPLNQGELPSDTKPLLVKFPNDEVRESFKDSLYEELNETVKSKGKTSEDNLINALVAVDIDGFMSTLESSFSSIPYFFFLQEQNKNEAFYHSVLHAFLRGAKLNPESEKCSNLGRIDIVINSIPNITYLFELKHGQDAHTAIEQTQNTKYIQQYIRQNKDIVVIGINFDSDKRNFNDYECKYYDSKGNEILDRDAFLDCITKRKNGSNRNTRRHA